GCTCTTTTTTTGATTTCAAATGCCGTATCTGCAGGCGATAATGAAGAGATTCAGACTGCGGATTTTATTTCCTGTGTAAATTCCATAATCGAAATTGAAAGAGAGAAGAAAAAAACTTTTCTAGATGAAAATAGATTGAAGGTTGAAGATATGCTTAGAAGAGCTATAGCTGTAGCTCAAAGTGCAAAACTTATGGATTTTAAGGAAGCAGCCGATATAGTTTTTAAAATAAAGTTCGGCTTAAATATGGGCTTAATTACCGGTATTACCAATGAAGAATGCAACTCGATGATTTTTAAGTCCCAAATGGGGCATCTTGCTTTTTTATTGCTAAACAGTCATATAGGCTTATCTGATAGAAATTTAGACGATTTTTCTATAGAAGAATATAGGGCTCGTACTATTCAAGAACTTTGTTCAAAAGTCCGAATTATAATGTGAGGTGTTATATGTGTCAAGGTCTTTCACAAGATGCTCATAAGCTGCTTACTCTTTTCGGTCAGCAGGAAGCTAGGCGGGTTAATGCGGATCTGTTTCAACCCGAGCATATTTTATCTGCTTTGATCCGAAATAAAGTAGGCAGGGGTTATATAATTCTTCAAAAATTAAATATTGATCTTCTCAATTTACAGCTGTTTATTGAACAAAACACTCCTATCCGTGCAGGAGATAGAATCATAGGTGAAATTCCTCCTTCTCGAAGAATTAAGTCTTTGGTCGATATTGCAACAATAGAAGCAAGAACTATGAGGCAAAGTGTGGTCGGTACCGAGCATCTTCTTGTAGCCCTTGTCAGAGAAGAAAATTCCATAATATCCGATTTTTTTATGCGTTATAATATCGTAACTGAAGACATTAGGATGATAATATTAAAAATAACCGATCAGATGGATTCTGTCCGAACAGCTAAAACAGCTGATGTGTCTAAGTCAAAACAATCGGCTCTTTCCGAATTTGGGCGTAACCTGACGGATATTGTAAGTTCCGGTTCCCTTGACCCAATTATAGGCCGCGAAAAAGAGATTAGAAGACTTATCCAAATCCTTTCCCGAAGAACAAAAAATAATCCGATCCTTGTAGGAGAGCCCGGAATAGGAAAGACCTCCATCGTTGAAGGCTTGGCCTTTGCCATAATAAACGAAAACGTACCTCACGATTTATTAAATAAAAGTATTGTTTCTTTGGATCTCGGTTCCGTAATTGCAGGAACAAAGTATAGAGGTCAGTTTGAAGAAAGGCTGAAGCAAATTATAAATGAAATAAAAGAAAATAAAAATATAATTTTGTTTATAGATGAAATTCACACCCTCATAGGCACAGGCGGCTCTCAGGGAGCTATGGACGCCGCCAATATTTTAAAACCTGCCCTAGCTCGAGGAGAAATACAATGTATTGGGGCTACAACAGTTGATGAATACAGAAGATATTTTAAAAACGATTTGGCTCTTGAGCGGCGCTTCCAGCTGATTCAAGTTAAAGAACCCAATCCTGAAGAAACCTTTGATATACTATGCGGTATAAAGCATAAATATGAAGAACACCACAACGTCATCTACGAACCCCAGACTGTAACCAAGATAATTGAATATTCAAAACGGTATATTACGGATAGATTTTTTCCGGACAAGGCTATTGATGTATTGGATGAAGCAGGGGCAATGAAAAAAACTATCCTTGACAAAAAACCCGGCGAACTTTTTGAAATTGAAGACAAGATAAAGGTTTTGATGCTTGAAAAAGCCGAGATGGTTGAGATGCAAAATTATGAAAAAGCTGCCTTAATCAGAGATGAAGTCCTTGATCTAAAAAACGACATATATCAAATTAAAAATAAGTGGATGACTTCTTATCAGCATCCGATTTCCTATGTTGACGAAAACGATATAGCAGAAGTTGTTGCAATGATGACGGATATCCCCGTAAATAAATTAAGTCAGGATGAGGCCGAAAGGATGCTTCACATCGAAGAGGAATTAAAAAAATCGGTGGTAGGGCAGGATGAACCCATATCGATTTTGTCCAATTCAATAAGAAGGTCCCGTGCAGGTATTTCATCTCCCGAGAGACCCATAGGTTCATTTTTGTTTTTAGGTCCTACCGGTGTCGGAAAAACCCTTCTTGCAAAAACTCTCGCCGAATTTTTGTTCGGCACAAAAGAAGCATTAATCAGGGTCGATATGAGTGACTATATGGAAAAACATAATGCTGCAAAACTTATCGGTGCTCCTCCAGGATATATAGGCTTTGATTCAGGCGGATTTTTAACCGAAAAAATAAGACGTAATCCGTACTCCGTTTTGCTTTTGGATGAGGTAGAAAAAGCTCATCCCGATGTCTTTAATATTCTGTTACAAATTTTAGAAGAGGGTGAACTTAGAGACAGCAGCGGGCATATTGTGAATTTTAAAAATACGGTTATTATTATGACCAGTAATGCAGGGTCTAAGTCCATCATAAAAGAAAATCAGCTGGGCTTTAATCCTTCGGGAGACGGCGTAATGGCCTATTCCGAGATAAGAGCAAGTGCTCTTAACGAAATAAAAAAATTCTTATCACCGGAATTTATAAATAGAATTGATGAGTTGCTTGTTTTTAAGCCCTTGGATAAGGATGACATCAAACGGATATTAAAACTTGAGCTTAAAAAATTTGAAGATAGAATTGCAAAGCTGGATTTATATATTGAACTTTCAAAGGAAGCCGAAGATTTCTTTGCAGATAAAGGATATGACCCTGCCTATGGTGCACGCCCTATGAGAAGACTTCTTCAAAATAAAATCGAAGATGTCCTGTCCGTTAAAATAATAAGCGGCGAGTTTTCAAAGGGTAAAACTGCTCTTGTCGATTTTTCGGCTTCAGAGGATGATATAATAATCAGCATTAAAGAAAGCCCTAATTATGAAGATGCTTACAGCGCATCGGTTAAATGTGAGGTAGAATCCAACTGATGCGCCGGTACTTTTTATATTGAAGTATTATCAGGTATTACGGAATTTTTTACTATAACGTATATTCCGCCGACAACATGATAGAAACCGTAGTCACCATCGGGAGGTGTTTGGTCCATGCCTATGGATACGTTATTTCCCATACGCACATTTTTATCTATTATTGCAGAACGTATGCGGCAATGATTTCCTATACCCAAGCTGGGGCATCCTTCTTTTAATCGAGCTTCTTTTTCCTCATGTGTTTCGTAATAGTCCGCTCCCATGCAGATAGAGTCTTCTACAAAGCTGCCTGTTTCTATGATTGACCGGACACCTATTACGGAGTGATTTATTGTAGAATTCGTTATGACACAGCCTTCGCTGCAGATAGATCTGCTCAAGTGTGCATAGTTTACCTTTGATGGAGGTAGATTTCTGTTATGGGTGTATATTGGCCTTTCAGCATCATAAAAGTCGAATTTAGGCCTTATTTCCGTCAGATCAAGAGTTGCATCATAAAAAGACTTGATGGTTCCTATGTCGGACCAATATCCGTTATGAGGAAAGGCAGAAACCTTATATTTTCCGTTTATTGCTGCAGGAATTACTTCTTTTCCGAAGTCGGTATGATCGCTGTTTAAACATTCTTCCATGACCCTTGCATTGAAAATATAAATACCCATTGATGCCAGATATTGTTTATTGGGATCATTCGGTTTGATAAGGGACTTTTCAGGAATTTTCCAATCATCTATGTTTTTGTCGGGACCGGGTTTTTCCATAAACTCGGTAATTACAGAATCCGAATTAACCTTCATAATACCGAAACCTGATGCATCCTCTCGTGTGACGGGAGTACAGGCTACGGTAATATCGGATCCGGATTCTTTATGAAAATTTAAAAATTTTTTTAGATCCATACGGTAGAGTTGATCGCCTGCAAGGATTAAATAGTGGGAGGGATTTTGATGCCGAAAATGATGAAGGTTTTTTCTTATAGAGTCAGCCGTACCTTCATACCATCCTGTATTATCGAAAGTTTGCTCAGCTGCAAGAATTTCTACAAATCCGTTTGAAAACGTATCAAAAGTGTAGGCTTTTGCAATGTGGATATGCAAAGAAGCAGAGTTAAATTGTGTTACAATATAAATATTCCTAAAGCCGGAATTTATACAATTGGAAAGAGGTATATCGATAATTCGATGTTTACCTCCAAAAGGAACAGCCGGTTTAGATCTATGCATGGTAAGCGGATAAAGACGTGTTCCTTTTCCGCCTCCCAGGATTATGGAAAGAACTTTTGACATAGGCATCCTCCTGCCTATAATTATATAATGCTTTTTAAAATTTTACCAGATTAATTTATTAATTCTTTATAAATTTTTTCTACTTTTTTTGCAAAATTGGCAGACGAAAAGTCCTCGGCTATCTTAAATGCTTCTTTTGCATAGCTTTGAATTTCTTCTTTGTTGTTTAATGCGAATTTAATGTTGTCCAAAAGTTCATCGTTTTCCTTAAATAATAAACCTGTCTTTTTGTGTAGGACGATACCTTTGATATTTGTGTCGTCATATACCAAAACAGGAACTCCTGCTGCCATTGCTTCAAGAATAGTCAGACCCTGTGTTTCAGTTTTTGATGGGCTTATAAATAAATCGGCAGTTTTATAATATATAGGAACCTTGTCGTTTGGAATTCTATTTGTAAATATTACATTTTCCTGTAAATCTAAGTGTCTTACTCTTTCTTCAAGCTCTAACCTATCAGGCCCGTCACCTACAATGATAAGTTGGATATTTTTATTTTCGCTTGTTATTTTAGGCATTATATTAATTAAAGTTTCAATATTTTTTTCCTTTGATATTCTTCCTAAAAATATAAGTTTAAATGAATCTTTTTTTATGTTAAAAGATTTTAGTAAGCTATCAGTTTCGGCATCGGGAATATCTTTTTTAAACTTCTCAAGATTTATTCCTGATGGAACAACATATATTTTATTTTTTACTCCATAGCTTATAAGTAAATTTTTTGTTTTTTCTGTGGGTGCTATAACTCCTGAAAGACGGGCAATATAACGCTTTGAGAGTTTTCTTACTACTTTTTTTAAAGGGCTTTTGCCGAAATTGGAAATATAGTGGGTATATTCTTCATAGACAGTATGATATGTGTGTAAACATGGAATATTTAGATCTTTTGCAATGAAAGTACCGAAATTGCCCATGGAAAATTCCGTTTGAGTATGTACTATATCGAAATTTAAAGCCTTTACTTTATTGTATGCCTTTGTATGTTTAAAAAATAATCCTACTCTGAATTCAGACCATTTAAAAAATGGAATTGAAGGAACTCGAATAATATGTTTTTCATCCTCATCCTTAAAATCCGGAAATGTTGTTGTGATTATATAAACTTCGTGGTTTAGTTTTTCCAGCTCTTTTTGTAAGTTCATCGTAGAGGTTACAACTCCGTTTATTTGAGGATAATAACAATCAGTAAAAATTCCAATTTTCATTTTATATAGCTCCAACCAAAATTTATCATAAATGATTTTATTAAATGTCATTTTATCACAAATATTTTTCTTTGCCAACAGCTTTAGCAATACTTGACATAAACTTTAAGACAAACTAAACTAATCTTAGTATGAGAGGTTTCGACAGACAGATCGTTATTTTGATATTTCTTTTTATAAGTGCTCACTTTATATCATCCGAAGAAGGAAAAACTTTGTTTAGTTTTTCTGCTTCTCCATCGCTTATAGCCGGCTCGGGATTCGAGTATGCTTTTAGAACTGACTCATTTATTAAAAGCAAACTTGATTGGCCTCTTTTGCCTGCAGGGGGCTTTACTGCCGGTACCGAGTTTAAGCTTAAAAACGGATTTTACTTTTCTTTTGTTTCTTCATTTATAATACCTGCTTATTCGGGTAGAATGTTTGACTACGATTATTTGAATCCCTATGATTCTTCAATGCTGACCCATTTTTCGGAGCATAAGGCCTATGTTAAAAAAGCCTTGGATTTAAATCTAAATATCGGCTTCATGAAGCTTCTTGTTGAGTATAAAACCTCTTCAAATAAAAAAATAAGAGTCTCTTGTGCTCCATCCATAGGAATAAGGTATATTTTAAATGCATGGGATGCCGTGGACGGTTACACCAAGTATCCTCCCGATACAAATCCTCCAAGTCCTGTTTTACCTGATACTCCTACTATTCCCGTTGCAGGACTCGGAATAAGTTATAAACAAACTTTTATTTTACCTAATATAGGAGTTCTATTTAGATTTGAACTTCCAAGGGAGTGGAAGATTGATTTATCTACTCAACTTTGCCCGAGTGTTATTGGGTTTGCAGAGGATTTTCATTATAAGAAAGAACATGGAGGCTTAAAATTTGTAGATGTTTTTACAAAGAAAAATCTGTCTTTTTATTTATACCTTTCGGCTGAAAAAAGACTTTCAAAGCATTTTTCTTTTTTTTCTTCCATTGATTACACCTCGATTACGGCCTACCATGGAAAGCTTTTTGCTTATTATTTAAAATCAGGATTATTAAAAAGCAGCTCATCTACCGGTTCGGTTGGCGCTGCTTTATATTCTACCCGTATCAATTTAGGCTTTATATTTCATATAGTAAAATAGATTTTTCAGATGATTTTAAATAAAAAACCCAAGCTCCCTTTATGGAAGCTTGGGAAAAATTATTTTAGGAGGTTCTATGTTTTACCAACTTTCTTGGCGTAAGACATAATCATTAAAAGAGTTTAACTCAAGCACTCTTTTTACTTTTTCAAGTTCATGAGGCCTAATGCCGTACAAAACAACCCTTGTAGTGGTTTCCGTTTTTTCGTAGGCAGGCTCAAAACCAATTTTTCTTAATTTGATTACAAGCCTTAGGGCATTTTCTTCCCGCTTAAATGAGCCCAACTGAATTCTCCATAAAACGCCTTCTGTTTCTGAGGCCTTAGCAGGTACATAAACAAGATTTTGATTTTTTGTACTGTCAGTTGAAGCTTGAAACTCCTGCTCTTTTGTTTTTACCAAGTCTTTTGCTCTGCTGTTTGTTTCTTCCGCTTTTAGAGATGCCTTTTCCTGATTGATAGTCTTTTCTGAAGTTTCGGTTCTCGTAAATGCTCCCATATTGTTAGGATCTATTTTTCTTAGACTTACCCTTACAACTCCATAGGCTAACATATCCAAGGCAGCGGCGGCAGCCTTTGAAACATCTATTTCACGGTTACCTACAAATGGTCCTCTATCATTTATTCTTACGATGACCTTTCTTCCATTTTCTAAATTGGTAACTTCAACAAGGGTTCCGAAAGGAAGAGTTTTATGAGCCGCCGTGTAAGCATTCATATCGAATATTTCTCCGTTTGCGGTCGGCCTTCCGTTAAAGGCTTCCCCGTAGTACGAAGCATAAGTTTCCTCGCTTATAATTTCTCCCTGTGCAGCTAAAAAGTGCATAAAGGATAAGGACAAAATTAACATAAGGATTGCTTTTTTCATTTAATTCCTCCCGAATTAAAATCTTATATATTCAATATCGGAATAAAAAAAAAGAAGATTAGAAAAAAAAGCCTTAAACCGGTTAAGTTTAAGGCTTTTGTGCTGAAGACGGGAATTGAACCCGTACGGCATTACTGCCAAGGGATTTTAAGTCCCTAGTGTCTACCTATTCCACCACTTCAGCAGATGTGGTATACTATCATAAATTTTAAAGGTGGTCAAGATGTTTTCCGACTCTCATGCACATTTTTTTATGATTTTTAGACGAAATGAAGGCGATGCTTCATTTCTATATACAATGATGGAACGCAAATTCAGGTTTGCCATGGATATAGGTACTCAACCGGGAGATTTAAAAGAAAGACAAAAATTTATTTCGGATGTTTTTGACGGAAAAATACAAGGGCAAGAGACCGTGCATTTGCCTGAGCGTTTCCCCGATTTTATGCATTTTGCGGCGGGGCTTTGGCCCCATGCCGAAAGCATTGCCGAGCCTGAAAAGGCTCTTGCAGCTTTAAAAACCGATATCGGTACTCTTTTTTTACAAAAAGCCGAAGCGGAAAAGACTAATCCGAAAAAGCCCTTTTATTGCGGCCTTGGAGAATGCGGGCTTGACCGTTATTGGAACGGCCCTGCTGCCGAAAAAAGGGGAGCAGATTTAAATTCTGAAGAAAGAGGAACAACCGATATAGAAGGGGAGGAGTTTCTTTTTAATGAACAGTTAAAAATTGCAAAAGAAAAAAATCTTTCAGTTATAGTTCATTCAAGGGATGCTTATGAAGATACCCTAAAATGTATTGATGAGGTAGGACATCACAAGGGGATAATCCACTGCTATTCTTACGGGCTTAAAGAGGCTTATTCCTTTTTGGAAAGGGGCTGGTATATTTCCTTTCCCGGAAACATAACCTATGCTAAAAAGCAGGCTGATAGGGATAGGATTGCAGAGCTTGTAAGGGCCATTCCTGCCGATAAGCTCTTGCTTGAAACTGATGCCCCGTATTTAGCCCCTGTTCCTTTTAGGGGAAAGATAAATACTCCTCTTTTAATAGAATACACCTATGCCGCAGTTTCCGAAATTTTAGATAAATCTATGGAAGCCTTGGCGGAACAAATTTATCAAAACTGCTGTTCTTGTTTTTTGGTAAGGTAGTGTCGGGCATCTCTAAAAACTCGTTTAGTTTTTAGAGATGCCCGATAGTAAAAAGGCTGTCCGCCCGTATGGGAGCCCCTTGTGGAGACCCTTATGGGGGACAGCCTTATTCGTGCGGAGGGTTTAATACCCCGACGCTCTGCGTCGTAACAAAGGGTATTAAAGCCGACTGCAACCACCTTATGAGAACAACATACCCCGACGCTTGCGTCGGGGTTGTTGATTGTTTTACTTAAAAAGCTTTAAGTTTTTACTGCTTAATCAAAATAAATTCTACTCGGCGGTTCTTCCACCAGTTGTCCCTGTCGTTAAAGGAGGCAACGGGCTTGGAGCTTCCCATTCCGACAGAAGAAAGACGGGAACTTCTGACGCCTTCCTTTATAAGGAATTGGCGGACTGCCTCCGCCCTTAGTTTTGATAAGGGAAGTAGATCCGCTTTTTCTTCTTTTTCGGTACCTGTCGTAGTGTTGGCATGTCCTTCAACCTGAACCTGATATTCCGGGAATTTATTGAGGATAACGGCAATACGCTTTAAGATATTATTGTTCTTATCGACAATGGCTTTATCGAGACCGTTGAAGTCGGCTGCATTTGCCCTAAATATAATCGAAGGTACAGCTATTTTAAGTTTATCCCCGTCCCTGATAACAAGGATATCTACCGGAATGTAGCCCCTGTAAACCGAGGTAAGGCCTACCTTATCGGTTACCGTAAAGGTAAAAGGATAATCCGTTGCCGACTGTACCGTTTCTCCTGAAAGAGAGCGGCCGTCCCAGATGAGTTCATTAGTTATCTTTTCTTTTCCGCCGGTTTTCCAGAAAAGCTTACCGCCGTTTTCTTCCGGTTCGGTAATTTCAAACTTCCAGTTTTTGATGCCTGCCTTTGAATCGGCTTTTAGGCTTATGTAGAGGTCATCATCGGTTCCGTCATTATCGGGGCTGAAATATTTAGGCCTTGTGCTTACACCGATCTTAGGCGCCTGAGTTGAAAGGATAAAGTCTTCCGTAAAGGCTGTTACGATATCGCCTTTTTTGTACTCTATGTACATGGTTGCCAGATATCTGCCGTCGGGAGCCTTTGAGTTTCCGCTCTTGCCGTCCCATACAAGCTTTTTAAGAAGTTTTCCGTCCTTTTTGGAAGTCCATTCGGCAAAAACCTTGCCGCTTTCTACGTCCGAAATCCGTATATTCCAGTTGTCTATTTCGGCATCAATGTTTGTAAGCACCGAAATATTTTGAACATCCTTTATTCCGTTACCTGTAGGAGAAAATACCTTGTGTTCGGCGGTTATATAGCCCTTGGCTTGACGGCGGTCTACTATGATGCCTTCAAGTTTTTGGACGGTCTTGTTTCCTGCTTCATCTTCAGCTTCGACAACGTAGGTATACTTTTCATCAGGGGCCTTATTGCCCGTATCATCATCTGCTGCCCAGATAAACTTATCGGCCTTGTTCTTCCATTTTAGGGTTTTTACCGTTTTATTTTTGGAATCGACAAAGCGTCCCACCCATTCTTTTTCGGAAGAAGATATTTGATCTATGGGAAGGTTCGGCTTATTGTTTCCTTCAACAGGAGAAAAGGCCAGATAGGGAGCGGAAATTTCAATTTCAGGATAAACCGTGTCTATCGTTATTGATGAAATAACGGATTTTGCCTTGTTTTTGTTTGCAAGCTCTACTTCAAATTCGGCAGAGTATATTCCGTCAGGAGCCATTCCATTTTTTTCTGAAGAGTAAATTTTATCAAGTTCTCCATTCCAAGTTATTTTCTTTGGAGGAGTATTGCCCTTGTAGGCTTTAACAAGTTTGCCCTTTGAGTCCTTAATGTTAAGAGTAAATGAGCTTACAGCCGTTTTTGATTTTACTACAGGATAGAATTCCATGCTGTCCTTTACCCTGTCATTATTGGGAGAAAAGGCCGTATAATTTGATTGGAGAATGATATCCGCTTTTTCGGTATTGAGCTCTACAAGCACGGGATTCGAGAGAGCTTCGTTTTGAGCCTCATCAATTCCTTTTAGTACATAGATGTACTTACCGTCTTCGGCAAAACTGCCGTCGGACTTTCTTCCGTTCCATTCAAATTGAGCCGGAAGTTTACCGCCGAAATTGTTTGTATAAACCGGTGTACCGCTGATTGTATTTCCGCTTGAGGCCTTATAGATTTCTGCCGTCCATAAGCCGGGTTTTTCTTCCTTGTGGGTAAAGATAATGCTGTCCAGTTCTCCGTCACCGTCAGGAGAAAATAGTTTTTGGTTTGTACTTGCTTCAGCCTTGGGCGGTGTAATGTCCAAGGTAAAAGAGGGCGTTTGAGTTGAAGGCTTATGTCCGTTTATATACCTTGCGGAAATAAAGGCCTTGTATGTACCCTCAGGTAAGATCTTTCCTGCTTCGTCCTTTCCGTCAAAACTTTTGGTTTCTATCTTTGAGGGAGTTCCAGTATATGTTTTTACGGTTGTACCTGTTTGATTTTTTACTTCAATCTTCCATTCTTCAAGCCCCTTGGTAATCGGAATAGAAGGAATAAAGCTTATCTTATTGTTTGAGCTGCTTACCGGTGAAAAGGCGTTTTTATCTATATTTATGTTAATCGAGGGCTTGTAGGTATCTACAATGATGTTTGAAAGGCTTGATACGGTTTTATTTTTTGCCCTGTCGATAGATTCGATTTTATAGCTGTAAACTCCGTCAGGTACAAAAATTCCCGAATCGTCTTTTCCGTCCCAGCTTAAAGGAGAAAGTTCATTATTTTTAACCTCTATTTTTTTTACGACCTTGCCTTGGGCATCGCTTATGCTTGCCGTCCAAAGGTCTTCATTTGAACCCTTATTGTCGAAAACAAAGACATCTTTATTTCCGTCCCCGTCAGGACTGAAGATGAGGGCTTCTTGGTTTTGAGGTTTATTAAATGTAAGAGCGGGAGGAGTTTTATCCACATAGGCTGTGTAAACTTGAGATTCCGATTTATTTTTATTATCGTCTTCGGCTCTTATTACAAAGCTGTATTTTCCGTCGGGGGCTATTTCTCCCGAATCGGTGCGTCCGTCCCATCGAAGGGTTTCCGGCACTTCAACGCTTTCTTTTGATTTTCCTAAAAGTTTAAAGAATGAAGCGGCGTCTTTCATTTCGCGTAAAGGAGTTTTGTTTGAAATTGTGCGGACAGTGTTTCCTTTTTCATCCTTTATTTCGCAGTTCCAAGCCGTTACATACCTTTTGTCGGTAATTTTTAGGGGGATTTCCATTGCGTCGTTTTCTCCGTCATTATTGGGAGAAAAGTACAGTGTGCCGTTTTCGGGCATTTCGGCTTGGATTTTAGGCCCTTCGTTGTCCTTTACCCCGAAGTGAACATTTACACCTCCGCCTAAGGCCCAAATTCCGTTATGGAATGGTTTTGCTGCAAACTCGGGACGGATTTCGTTTTCTTCCCAGCCGTTTTTCTTTAAGAAGGAATCGTTTGCTCCTTTAGATTTAATCTTTATATTTACCCCTATGTTGAAGGAGGGAATAAATGTTTGTTTTTTATAAATTGC
The DNA window shown above is from Treponema denticola and carries:
- a CDS encoding glycosyltransferase family 4 protein → MKIGIFTDCYYPQINGVVTSTMNLQKELEKLNHEVYIITTTFPDFKDEDEKHIIRVPSIPFFKWSEFRVGLFFKHTKAYNKVKALNFDIVHTQTEFSMGNFGTFIAKDLNIPCLHTYHTVYEEYTHYISNFGKSPLKKVVRKLSKRYIARLSGVIAPTEKTKNLLISYGVKNKIYVVPSGINLEKFKKDIPDAETDSLLKSFNIKKDSFKLIFLGRISKEKNIETLINIMPKITSENKNIQLIIVGDGPDRLELEERVRHLDLQENVIFTNRIPNDKVPIYYKTADLFISPSKTETQGLTILEAMAAGVPVLVYDDTNIKGIVLHKKTGLLFKENDELLDNIKFALNNKEEIQSYAKEAFKIAEDFSSANFAKKVEKIYKELIN
- a CDS encoding glucose-1-phosphate adenylyltransferase, coding for MSKVLSIILGGGKGTRLYPLTMHRSKPAVPFGGKHRIIDIPLSNCINSGFRNIYIVTQFNSASLHIHIAKAYTFDTFSNGFVEILAAEQTFDNTGWYEGTADSIRKNLHHFRHQNPSHYLILAGDQLYRMDLKKFLNFHKESGSDITVACTPVTREDASGFGIMKVNSDSVITEFMEKPGPDKNIDDWKIPEKSLIKPNDPNKQYLASMGIYIFNARVMEECLNSDHTDFGKEVIPAAINGKYKVSAFPHNGYWSDIGTIKSFYDATLDLTEIRPKFDFYDAERPIYTHNRNLPPSKVNYAHLSRSICSEGCVITNSTINHSVIGVRSIIETGSFVEDSICMGADYYETHEEKEARLKEGCPSLGIGNHCRIRSAIIDKNVRMGNNVSIGMDQTPPDGDYGFYHVVGGIYVIVKNSVIPDNTSI
- a CDS encoding septal ring lytic transglycosylase RlpA family protein, producing the protein MKKAILMLILSLSFMHFLAAQGEIISEETYASYYGEAFNGRPTANGEIFDMNAYTAAHKTLPFGTLVEVTNLENGRKVIVRINDRGPFVGNREIDVSKAAAAALDMLAYGVVRVSLRKIDPNNMGAFTRTETSEKTINQEKASLKAEETNSRAKDLVKTKEQEFQASTDSTKNQNLVYVPAKASETEGVLWRIQLGSFKREENALRLVIKLRKIGFEPAYEKTETTTRVVLYGIRPHELEKVKRVLELNSFNDYVLRQESW
- a CDS encoding ATP-dependent Clp protease ATP-binding subunit, giving the protein MCQGLSQDAHKLLTLFGQQEARRVNADLFQPEHILSALIRNKVGRGYIILQKLNIDLLNLQLFIEQNTPIRAGDRIIGEIPPSRRIKSLVDIATIEARTMRQSVVGTEHLLVALVREENSIISDFFMRYNIVTEDIRMIILKITDQMDSVRTAKTADVSKSKQSALSEFGRNLTDIVSSGSLDPIIGREKEIRRLIQILSRRTKNNPILVGEPGIGKTSIVEGLAFAIINENVPHDLLNKSIVSLDLGSVIAGTKYRGQFEERLKQIINEIKENKNIILFIDEIHTLIGTGGSQGAMDAANILKPALARGEIQCIGATTVDEYRRYFKNDLALERRFQLIQVKEPNPEETFDILCGIKHKYEEHHNVIYEPQTVTKIIEYSKRYITDRFFPDKAIDVLDEAGAMKKTILDKKPGELFEIEDKIKVLMLEKAEMVEMQNYEKAALIRDEVLDLKNDIYQIKNKWMTSYQHPISYVDENDIAEVVAMMTDIPVNKLSQDEAERMLHIEEELKKSVVGQDEPISILSNSIRRSRAGISSPERPIGSFLFLGPTGVGKTLLAKTLAEFLFGTKEALIRVDMSDYMEKHNAAKLIGAPPGYIGFDSGGFLTEKIRRNPYSVLLLDEVEKAHPDVFNILLQILEEGELRDSSGHIVNFKNTVIIMTSNAGSKSIIKENQLGFNPSGDGVMAYSEIRASALNEIKKFLSPEFINRIDELLVFKPLDKDDIKRILKLELKKFEDRIAKLDLYIELSKEAEDFFADKGYDPAYGARPMRRLLQNKIEDVLSVKIISGEFSKGKTALVDFSASEDDIIISIKESPNYEDAYSASVKCEVESN
- a CDS encoding TatD family hydrolase, giving the protein MFSDSHAHFFMIFRRNEGDASFLYTMMERKFRFAMDIGTQPGDLKERQKFISDVFDGKIQGQETVHLPERFPDFMHFAAGLWPHAESIAEPEKALAALKTDIGTLFLQKAEAEKTNPKKPFYCGLGECGLDRYWNGPAAEKRGADLNSEERGTTDIEGEEFLFNEQLKIAKEKNLSVIVHSRDAYEDTLKCIDEVGHHKGIIHCYSYGLKEAYSFLERGWYISFPGNITYAKKQADRDRIAELVRAIPADKLLLETDAPYLAPVPFRGKINTPLLIEYTYAAVSEILDKSMEALAEQIYQNCCSCFLVR
- a CDS encoding omptin family outer membrane protease, yielding MRGFDRQIVILIFLFISAHFISSEEGKTLFSFSASPSLIAGSGFEYAFRTDSFIKSKLDWPLLPAGGFTAGTEFKLKNGFYFSFVSSFIIPAYSGRMFDYDYLNPYDSSMLTHFSEHKAYVKKALDLNLNIGFMKLLVEYKTSSNKKIRVSCAPSIGIRYILNAWDAVDGYTKYPPDTNPPSPVLPDTPTIPVAGLGISYKQTFILPNIGVLFRFELPREWKIDLSTQLCPSVIGFAEDFHYKKEHGGLKFVDVFTKKNLSFYLYLSAEKRLSKHFSFFSSIDYTSITAYHGKLFAYYLKSGLLKSSSSTGSVGAALYSTRINLGFIFHIVK